In Aegilops tauschii subsp. strangulata cultivar AL8/78 chromosome 3, Aet v6.0, whole genome shotgun sequence, one genomic interval encodes:
- the LOC141020750 gene encoding uncharacterized protein produces MVQVFGAEYQPNAQDTERLLAIGEARGFSRMLDQLIACIGNGRTAPKVCEEWSHNDINGLQRSPVFRELCNGESLLCNYTVNGREYNMRYYPVGGIYPQLATFVKTISEPLRNKQSLFATMQEATRKDVKRAFRVLQDRWGTVRGAAMMWKAETLWPLKTCCVILHNMTVDDEGDGVAQTNDFEAPGEQVKIPEDKDVAQLNYELSADASESSISSRARVATQ; encoded by the exons ATGGTCCAAGTGTTTGGAGCAGAGTATCAACCAAATGCGCAGGACACAGAAAGGTTGTTGGCTATTGGAGAAGCTAGAGGGTTTTCAAGAATGCTGGATcaattgattgcatgcattggcaATGGAAGGACTGCCCCAAAGGTTTGCGAGGAAT ggtctcacaatgacatcaacgggCTTCAACGATCTCCGGTGTTCAGGGAGCTTTGCAATGGGGAATCGCTGCTGTGCAACTACACTGTCAATGGTCGTGAGTACAACATGAGATACTATCCGGTCGGTGGCATCTATCCTCAGTTAGCGACGTTTGTGAAGACCATATCCGAACCACTGCGCAACAAACAAAGCCTCTTTGCAACAATGCAGGAAGCAACTAGGAAAGATGTGAAGAGGGCATTCAGAGTGCTTCAAGATCGTTGGGGAACAGTTCGCGGAGCTGCAATGATGTGGAAAGCAGAAACTTTGTGGCCACTCAAGACATGTTGTGTTATTTTGCACAATATGACTGTCGACGATGAGGGTGATGGTGTAGCCCAAACCAATGATTTTGAAGCACCTGGAGAACAAGTTAAAATTCCGGAAGATAAAGATGTAGCTCAGCTTAATTATGAACTTTCTGCAGATGCATCAGAATCTTCGATATCATCACGTGCACGCGTAGCTACTCAATGA